aaaacatatacatatgtatacgttaaatatatacgtctatagaagatatatacacatatatacgtaccattcaatatatatgtactactttaaataaaacatatactacaactctacaatatatatagagagagttatatactaatttataaaacatatacacatgtatatgttaaatatatacgtctatagaagatatatacatatatatatacgcatcattcaatgtatatgtactactttaaatataaaatatactaccatatatatacattacaatatatatatatagttatatactaatttatacaacatatacacatgtatacgttaaatatacacgtctatagaagatatatacacaaatatacgcaccattcaatatatatgtactactttaagttaaacatatactacaatatatatatatatatatatatatatatatatatatatagttatatactaatttatataacatatacaaatgtatacattaaatatatatatctatagacgatatatacacatatatactacaatatatatagctatatactaatttataaaacatatacacatgtatacattaaatatacatgtttatagaagatatatacataaatatacgcaccattcaatacatatgtactactttaagtaaaacatatactataatatatatatagttatatactaatttataaaacatatacacatgtatacattaaatatacacgtctatagaaaatatatacacaaatatacgcaccgtaaaatatatatgtacttctttaagtaaaacatatactacattatatatcaagttatatactaatttatataacatatacacatgtatacattaaatatatacgtctatagaagatatatacacatatatacgtaccattcaatatatatgtactactttaaataaaaagtactacaatttataattatatatatagttatatattaatttataaaatatatacacatgtatacattaaatatatacgtctatagaagatatatatacacatatataaattaataatacttgatagtaaattaataatatattaaaactaacttataattaaatccattaaaaaaaaaaaaaaaactttatcgGGACGGATTAACCGGGctcaaatcaataaaaaaattggcCCGGTACCCggtaccctaaagccctagggcttaccgagCCGGGTCAAACCGGGCCAGTTTTTGTAAGTGGGTCGGGTTGGATCGGGTCAGTCCGGCCTGTTTGACAGGTTTATATTGAACACCTCTGCTACCTCACATTTGAACCGTTTAAACACTTTTTGTTTATGTGGCACGGTGTGGTGATGCACGTCTGAGAGGCGCGTGAGATACATATAATTAGGCATTTTATGGAGAAAGTTTCTTTCATCTTCCTTGCCTCTAAGTCATTTAGGGGTGGACATGGTATGATATGGTACGTATTTGAAACTTCGGTGCggtaattttggtattcgatttttaaaaatattatatcatgaccatattaatttggtatggttcggtattttgaCGTTTGATTTTGGTATTTTGCGGTATGGTAATTATAATTAGTTTAACTTCGACAATATATACTTgtatactagagtattattacttcgacTTTCCAAAAGAACgtcttaattgtatcataaatacacattaatgatgtagaaatattgaaaaagaagtacaaacaattCCTTTTATCAGTCAATTACACCAAAAAGACATTTTAATCAAAATAGAGTAGTGAAAGTTTCAATGTttaaacatttttatactaatattaAGTATTATATTTGTGTGTCCTtgtgcgtgtatatatatatctatgtatataaaaGCTACTTATGTAACTTTGTATATACTTtggtatggtattcggtatttcgGTGTGTCATTTGTAAATACGAAATATCATATCacataccaaaaaaatttaaaatgtataccatataccataccaaataccataatatcaAACCACAGTATTAAAAATTTCAGtttggtatggtaattcggtatataccatactaTGCCCACCCCTAATGTCATTAGTTCCTTTACTACACTATCAGTAATTCGCCATCGCTGCTATACACCTTATTCTTCCTGTTTACTGACCTTCCtctatcatcatcatttttttgttgctccattgcttttttttttcatagttgATATAGGCGAGAGACGAACAACGAAAAAGACGAATGCAaggatgagagagaatgagatcaGAGTTTGTCGGCGGTGAGCCATTTTGAATTCGACCGTGAGAGAATCAAGAGGACCCAAATTAATTCTATCGAATTCTATAATATCATTTTTGATAATCttatgaatttatattttaatttgagtgACGATGTTTACTCGGAGATGACAGAAACCTTTTTAGCTCCATGTTTGAAAATAtgcttataattttctttttattatcatGTAACATACTTTAAACTAATTTTTTGGACTCACATGACACATGTCAGCATTTTATTCGTCAAATTGCCACGTCACCGCGTGTACTGCACACGTTTTATACTTTTAGTTAATTGTCAAAAAAGTGTTCATATGATCCAAATTCACAGGATAGAAGTATTTAATAGATACAAAGATCAATTGAGTTGTTCAAGtgaaatctcaaaataaatttaagaagTCGTCGATGATttaagtcaaaataaaaaaaattcaaacatatataaataatgcCACTTTTCATCAAAGAGAGTTTGAATAGAACTCTCAATTTTACCTAAACCCGCTTCgtatatcaatattttttaaaataagatttttggttaaattttaacaatatttttgaaaagtaagacttttggtcaaatttttaaaagaaaataagtacttccttcgttttaaaaagaatgaaatattttgacttgacataaagtttaagaaaataaagtaaacttttgaatcttgtagccttaaattaaagttgtgtcaaatgtatcaaaataccttttaatcttatggtcctaaatatgccatgtgaaaagttaaaattaaagtattgtcaaaaaaaagaatgagatcattttttttgaaatgaactaaaaaaaaaaatcattcttttttaaatggaggaagTACTGTGTTAGAGAACAAATGATCAATGAACCATGATTCATTTCCTAACCAGCCAccaaaccaaacaacccctaaacgcaatcttaaaaagaaaaaaaggaggaaaatCCGTTGACAACTTCAAGGCGTAGATCAGTTGGACAGTTCAACAGCATATAAAAACCGTGCCCGCCAAACCCACccaattcccccccccccccccccccacggTCCGCGTGattgcttcttcttcttatttacGCCACTGGTCAAAAAATGGACGAATTTTTTCAATTGAACTTCAATTTCATCAGCTACTGATACATCGGAATTCCCCCCATGGCTTCGTCGTCGGCGTTTCTCACCGGCGAAAGAGCTGTGGTTGCACTCTTCATTGCTCGTATTGTCTTCTCCATCCCTCAATCTCTTCTCTATGAATCTGTCTCCCTTTCTCTCCTGTCTGTCCTCGCTCTCTCCGTCGAGATCACCGTTGATGCATCTTCTTCACTTCCCCGCTTCAAAACCAGGTTAATTTTACTGCAATTATTATCATGGTTTTCTTTTTTAATGTTTGGTCGGGTCGGGTCGAAATATGGAAGGTAGAAGAGCTTGGGAGTGAAACATGTGAAGTTGCAACCACTGCTCTGAAGCTTCAATTTACGCTTTTACATAGTTTTTCCCTTTGATTTATGTTGTAGTTGTTTGATTGAAAATTTGGGGTTGAGCACGGCTAATTTCGgatttgagtgttttttttttgtgtgtttgttgAATGTATGACATAATACATAATCGTGCCCTTAAACTTGGCTTCAGCTTGCGTTTTGGGCGTGCACCTAAACTTGTATAATGTTGAATTAGTAGAAACATGCGTTCTACATGTATTATGCTACGTAGAACacgtgtgtctacttgttcaactttataaaAGTTTAAGTGCTTAAGTGTGCACATTCAAAGTTGGAGGGCACAGATGCCAAGATAAAGGGCaggttcatgtatcatgccttaaaTGTATAGTTTTAGTTTCCTAGAAGAGGAGCCTTAGCATACATGGTTTGAGCCGTGCAAACAGCTTCTTGTAGAAATGCAGGGGGTTGTCCATTATAGTCTTGGTTTCCTTGTACTGTTGATTCACACAGTCTTGGTACTGTTTTTCAGGCCTGGTGCTTCATCAGGGATATTTTTGGGGGCAGTAACACTGCCTGGTCTTATGGTATCAAAATTGATTCAAATGTCAAGAGCAATATCTTTAAATCAAGTTggaagtgaaggtagaacactaATTTTTGAGCAAATTGAGCTTTTgtaatttgaatatttttcctgTCCTTCGCTCCCGAGAAAATACTACGGGGAGTGGACCACAAAATTGCAAAAATAACAAGGCAACCTATGTTGTAGAAATTTCATCCTTATAGTATCACCTCAAAGTTCTTCGTTCTGTCAAATCCAATTCTTTAGTTCCACATTAAAACCATAAGCAAAGCAGAAGAATTTTGCTGATCTCATCAAGATGGTTGAACACAAGTTTCTTGGAATGAATTTTGGTTGTGTTGTGGGAACCCTTAGCAAAGGTGATTCCCGGGAAAGTATTGTTTGCTTCTGCTAATATCCAAGCTCCTTGGTTAGCCTCCACCACTGTTAAAATTCCTCAGATTTAAAAATTTTTACTTCGCAAATGTGTAAACTGTCCGGAGCTTTGAGCTAGAAGTAATTGGTTATACCATTGCTTTAGCATATTGTCTTTACAAAGGACTTCCATGTTCAGCTTTTGGAGAGCATGCCTTTATTTTGATTCAAGCTATCATTTTTGTTGCAATTCTATTCTTTTTCTCAGCCTTTGGGAGCAAAGACATGGATTAGAGCATTATCATATTGTGCTATAGCCCCAACTGTTTTGGCAGGTCAAATTGATCCCATCCTTTTTGAGGCCTCATATGCTGGCTCAGCATGTGATTTTTCTTTTTGCAAGTATGCCATAGatttggaaaaattttaaaagCAGAAGTACTGGGGAGCTAAGTTTTTGAACCTTTCTTATGAACTTTGGTGGTTCCATGGTTAGAGTTTTTACCGGCCTCCAAAAAAAAGCTCCAGTGAGTGTTGTCATGGGATCTGTGTTTTGTGTAgtgatgaataaatacaataacacttaggcaaaataaaataacacttgGGTAAAAAAAGGTACTTAATATTTACCCTCCATCTCTAGAATGCTATGTTCGAACCACTTGAAAAATCTTTGTAAGGTTCTTGCAAGGATAATACTCATTGATGAGCAAACGGAGTActgtttttttaaataataattaattcagGTTAAGCAGTAATGACAGTGAAAGTGcagtatgaagaaggataattGTACTGTAAATTGATTAGTTTTTAAgtgctatttttttatttatgcagCTGAGATCTCTGATCTCAAATGTTGTCAAGTTATTTCCAACTTGTGATGTTTCTACATGGAGAAATCCTTTCTAGGAGAGGAAATGTATAATCTTGCTTCTGCTTGTGTTGCTGAgaagaagtgttttttttttttttaaattgttcacATAATAGGTCGATTTCCATCAGTCACTTCAATGTATTGGCGAGTTTATATTCAGGAATTATGTTGATCCTaccctatgttgctcggactcttcaaaaatgttaagAGGGTGCGTGGATTCGcgaaaagtagtgtattttttgagaatccgacacgggtacggcatcaaaagtgaagagttcGCGCAACTTAGATCCTACCTTGCCTCACCTGTATGACTGACTTCTTTTAGTTTTTACCTTTTAACAGAGCTTGAAAATCTGCAACTACTGTATTGGGTGACATCTGCAAGTTGCTACACTGTGCTAGCTTACCTCTGCTTCAATTTTTACCATCAATCAGACAGCAAGAATTGTGCTACTTCTCGCTGTAGCTTAAGTTGTGTAGCATTGTATTTTGGAGTCTGCTGTGCGTCTTTTGTTGTGAAATCTCATATTGGTAGgtcaacttctctttctttatATTCACTTGTGATTCATTGTTCAACCTAGTAAGTTTCTGATAGCTGTGCATTCATTAGCAACTCTTGGTGAACTTCTCCTGCAGGGTGGTATACAGCAGCTATCTTATTGTGGCTATTCTCTCATGGATTTGCTGCTGTAAAATTAATTCAGAATATTCTCCATACTTTTCCAGCATGTGCTTCAATTGGTTGGTCATGTTactatattttttactttactagATCTCTAGCATCACAAACTACTAATTGCATACTTGATACGAGGGTCCTCTCTGTTGTGCAAAAGTTCAGTTCACATCCAATCTCCACAAATCACAAGTAAACTAAGATTTTCCGAGATGTTGCTATAGACAATATGAAGCAACAATTGTTGATCTGATTCGACGACTGTTTCACTATTAGAACATATGTTATTCCAGACAATCTTGCACTGTTAGAGCATGTTTTAATTCCACACAATATTTAGTTCTTTTTATTTCAGAGATCAGAGCCTCAAAATCATTTGGCATGTCCTATTTACTTAGCTTTGTTTGATGAATGGTCCTCCGGTCCTCTGTGAagttatttaaattcttatttctctttttaggAGAAGTGCTGCTGGTTACTGTTGGCCTTGTTATCTATTTTGGTGACATGCTCGCTTGTACTGCTGCTAAGGTTTATTTCTCACATTTTACTTTTTCGGATAGTAGATGATATATTATAGAAACCTAACAAGCAGTGTTTTTTTGTGAACAGTCCCATGGATACTTCACTGCATCTAAGGTAGTGACTGTACCATATGGAATCCAAAGAAGTGAAGTTAGCGTTATTATTCAGGTATTGTACAAGCTGTAGTTTTCTAGACTGTTCTTGGTGATATAGAGTAAGAGGTTTCTAATTCACAGTATTGACCACGAAATGTAACACTATGTTCCAGGGATTGATTATTGGCCTTCTTCTTTTCCCTATGCTATTCAAATACACGCTTCAAATTCTAGAGCGTGTCAGCTTGGTATCTTCTAGTGATACTGCAGATAATCATATAAGGCGATCTTTTGTGTTCTACATTTCCCTTTCGTGTGTTCTCATTATAGCTGTACCATCATGGATGCAGCTTGTTCAAGATTTTCATATTCACCCTTTTCTATGGTAAGCCTTCGTCGAAACTTATTTCTTTTGGATAATTGCACATATTATGCTGCATATTGTTGTTATGTTGCgtgatttggttaatggaggttTAGTGGTTTGAAGGGAAGATTTACACTTTTGTTAGATAATTAGGCTTTTTTAAGTGCAAGCATGTGATGGCCCTTGACAAAAATGTGGAGATTTGATCCTTGATAAATAAATTCCGCATGACCTCTGGTCAGGTCTGTGGGCATCACCCTTGTTATGCATGTAAATTGTAAGTGTGTTATTCTAGAAAGTCAATCTAATTTTCAAATGTTGAATACTGATTAACAATTACCTGAGCACCCAAGATATGAGCACCCATGGTATGAGCACCCAAAGGTATGACCTAGTGGTCAGTGAATTGGGTTGAGTTGAGAACCAGGAGGTCTTAGGTTCAAATCTCATTGGAGGTAAAAACACTGGGTGATGTATTCCTTGCTATCCAAGCCTTGATAGAGAATGTTACCCTGCACCCATGCTAATGGGAGTTAGCTGGTTCcccgtggaattagttgaggtgcatgCAAGCTTGTTCAAACACCATGGTTATAAAAAAAACACATGCATTTACctatcagaaaataaaaaaaataaatagttacCTTAAATGATGCAAGAAGTTCTGTGTGACATCTTGCAAGTAGGTAAAGAATACTTTATTTAAAAGATAGGTACTGAATGCGAAAATAACAGAGCAGAGAAGAACTTTGCGGTGTCTTAAATGGGCAGCTTAGATACTTTGCTTGCTTCTTTTTCATTGGTCTGTCTGTACTAAGTAGTCTAAGTGTTTTTGGTTTTCCTTCTGTATTTgaagcaaagaagaaaaaaaaattaaatgtaattcGCCAGGAATATGCTACAAACGCCTAAGTTACAGCGTTGTTCACTTTAATAATGTGGTTCCTGAAGTTATAGGATCACCTTTTGTTATTGGGGTAAGCTCTTGTAATAGCTCTGTTATTCCTACCTTCCCTGGGTGGCTATGGCACTGCATCAGATCATAAGCCACAAAATGTGCCATTGTAACTtgttattctcatatttatatttcatcctcTACTTCCACATAGGTGGCTAGGTTCAGCATTTCAACATTTCTTTTTGGTTCTCACATCTCAATGAACACAAAATTTTAGTTCTGAAGATCCTAAATAATGGTAGAGGCATGACTTTTGAAGCTGAAAGACTCGAACTTTAATGCTTTGGCATATCAAGATTGTGTATAGCTTTTTGCATGTAGCCACCCTTtctatctctctttttttttctaaaaaaacccCACCTTTTCTATCTAAATCTTGAGCTTGATTGTTTTTTATGGTTAAAAGTTATTTTCTTGGACAACAGCACTTTTTACCTTGACGCATTCACAAGTGATAAGGATTTCCATCTCCTGATAGGATTTGTTTACTAAGTTGTTTAAGAAACTGATTGAATTCATAGCTTTTGCTGGCTATTGGGTCTTCTATGAAACGAAATTTGCAGATCTAGCTCATCCAAGCTCTCTAGCTTAGGTATTTGATATTACAAGTCAAAAGGCATCAAATTTCATTCGGGTAGCTAGGTTAAGCTCGACTTTCAAGCCTCACACCTATGAACCGAGTTGAGCCCATAAGGTTTTGACAGCTCTAGGCTTGTTGCTTCATGTGTCCAACTGGTGAACCATCTGTGTAGAATGGAGAAAAACTTAAATAATCTAAGAGGAACTTTCAATGTGTTCAGCTACCTGCTCTTTCGGTCATACGGTGACTTACTCTCATATCACTTTACTCTGTATTAATCATATATCGTTTACCTCTAGACATATATAAAGTGTTACTATCTTTTGTTTATACTTTCATTTTCTGTGTCTTCTGGTTGCTGCAGGGTATTGGATTTTGTTCTGTCAGAACCG
The Capsicum annuum cultivar UCD-10X-F1 chromosome 6, UCD10Xv1.1, whole genome shotgun sequence DNA segment above includes these coding regions:
- the LOC107875605 gene encoding dolichol kinase EVAN isoform X1; translation: MASSSAFLTGERAVVALFIARIVFSIPQSLLYESVSLSLLSVLALSVEITVDASSSLPRFKTRPGASSGIFLGAVTLPGLMVSKLIQMSRAISLNQVGSEELENLQLLYWVTSASCYTVLAYLCFNFYHQSDSKNCATSRCSLSCVALYFGVCCASFVVKSHIGWYTAAILLWLFSHGFAAVKLIQNILHTFPACASIGEVLLVTVGLVIYFGDMLACTAAKSHGYFTASKVVTVPYGIQRSEVSVIIQGLIIGLLLFPMLFKYTLQILERVSLVSSSDTADNHIRRSFVFYISLSCVLIIAVPSWMQLVQDFHIHPFLWVLDFVLSEPLKRLSLCIYWLVGIYVSVIRFYNISKSSKIERILLRKYYHLMAVSMFVPALILQPKFLDLAFGAALAVFLILEIIRIWRIWPLGQLVHQFMNAFTDHRDTDLLVVSHFSLLLGCALPIWLSSGFSDRPLAPFAGILSLGIGDTMASVVGYKYGVLRWSKTGKKTIEGTAAGITSVLAACSILLPLLATTRYVQNWFSLLFAVTVSGLLEAYTAQLDNAFIPLVFYSLLCL
- the LOC107875605 gene encoding dolichol kinase EVAN isoform X2, yielding MNLSPFLSCLSSLSPSRSPLMHLLHFPASKPELENLQLLYWVTSASCYTVLAYLCFNFYHQSDSKNCATSRCSLSCVALYFGVCCASFVVKSHIGWYTAAILLWLFSHGFAAVKLIQNILHTFPACASIGEVLLVTVGLVIYFGDMLACTAAKSHGYFTASKVVTVPYGIQRSEVSVIIQGLIIGLLLFPMLFKYTLQILERVSLVSSSDTADNHIRRSFVFYISLSCVLIIAVPSWMQLVQDFHIHPFLWVLDFVLSEPLKRLSLCIYWLVGIYVSVIRFYNISKSSKIERILLRKYYHLMAVSMFVPALILQPKFLDLAFGAALAVFLILEIIRIWRIWPLGQLVHQFMNAFTDHRDTDLLVVSHFSLLLGCALPIWLSSGFSDRPLAPFAGILSLGIGDTMASVVGYKYGVLRWSKTGKKTIEGTAAGITSVLAACSILLPLLATTRYVQNWFSLLFAVTVSGLLEAYTAQLDNAFIPLVFYSLLCL